The following are from one region of the Candidatus Neomarinimicrobiota bacterium genome:
- a CDS encoding NADH-quinone oxidoreductase subunit J, with protein sequence MSLTLIFYIISFIAVASALLVVLNRNAVYSVIFLILTFFSLASLFLLLGAYFLAVLEILIYAGAIMVLFLFVIMLLNVSREDALPRLVQLKRGLSLLLIIVFFLGLTLIIIQGTPIHPGPRVVGTHGSVAALGEALFSKYLFPFEVASLLLFVALIGTVYLAKRKI encoded by the coding sequence ATGTCACTGACCCTGATCTTCTACATAATTTCCTTTATTGCTGTTGCATCCGCCCTTCTGGTTGTTCTTAATCGGAACGCGGTGTACAGTGTCATTTTTCTGATATTGACTTTTTTTTCCCTCGCATCCTTGTTCCTGCTCCTCGGGGCCTATTTTCTCGCCGTTCTTGAGATTCTCATATACGCCGGGGCCATTATGGTTCTGTTCCTTTTTGTAATCATGCTCCTGAATGTTAGCAGGGAAGACGCGCTCCCCAGACTAGTGCAGCTCAAGCGAGGACTCTCCCTGCTCCTCATTATTGTGTTCTTTCTCGGTCTGACTCTGATAATCATTCAAGGCACACCCATCCATCCCGGTCCACGGGTCGTGGGCACCCATGGTAGCGTGGCTGCCCTCGGAGAGGCCCTGTTCTCCAAATACTTGTTCCCGTTCGAAGTGGCTTCGCTCCTCCTGTTCGTTGCCCTGATTGGCACGGTGTATCTGGCCAAGAGGAA
- the nuoI gene encoding NADH-quinone oxidoreductase subunit NuoI — protein sequence MGTIITSYEPTLWDKLYLPAMIKGLMVTLRHMYRKKITVEYPDEKHVPPEGYRGLHRLNKYPDERIRCVACEMCVAACPANCIHIVPGSSPWEGDEERYPVRFDIDLLRCIFCGFCEMACPEEAIELTEIYDFSDFTREGLWIDKEGLLEVYEATKSTSYYRPGSEKTSSGIGSRVE from the coding sequence GTGGGTACAATCATAACATCATACGAACCAACCTTGTGGGATAAGCTCTATCTCCCGGCCATGATCAAGGGACTGATGGTCACATTACGACACATGTATCGAAAAAAAATAACTGTGGAATACCCCGACGAAAAGCATGTGCCCCCGGAGGGGTATCGAGGTTTGCACCGTCTCAACAAGTATCCTGATGAACGGATTAGGTGTGTGGCCTGTGAAATGTGTGTGGCGGCATGTCCTGCCAACTGTATTCACATCGTGCCCGGCTCCTCACCCTGGGAAGGGGACGAAGAAAGGTATCCCGTACGGTTTGACATTGACCTTCTGAGATGTATCTTTTGCGGATTCTGCGAAATGGCTTGTCCTGAGGAGGCGATCGAATTGACGGAAATCTATGACTTCTCGGATTTCACACGTGAGGGACTCTGGATTGACAAGGAAGGTCTTCTGGAAGTCTATGAGGCAACCAAAAGCACAAGCTATTACCGCCCGGGTTCTGAAAAAACCAGTTCAGGAATAGGATCAAGGGTGGAATAG
- the nuoH gene encoding NADH-quinone oxidoreductase subunit NuoH, with protein MLAVMGMMYGERRLSAFIQDRLGPNRVGPKGMFQPLADGIKFLMKEDLVPAGVDKPIFILAPAMLLIPALMTFAVIPFGAPLHLFGRDIALQVADVNIGILYILALTSVGVYGIVLAGWSSNSKYPLLGGLRSSAQLISYELAMGLAIVSIVLLSGSLRLGDIVADQQGHLLSWNIFKQPLAFLIFLIATYAETNRLPFDLAEAEQELVGGYHTEYSSMKFAMFFLAEYANMVTASALTVTLFFGGWDIPGIDETVLGNWGWLASALVFAAKTAFFLFLYIWVRWTFPRFRYDQLMTLGWKVMLPLAILNIFFTGGYLVLVT; from the coding sequence ATGCTCGCTGTCATGGGCATGATGTACGGCGAGAGGCGTCTGTCCGCTTTCATTCAGGATCGCCTCGGGCCCAACCGAGTGGGGCCCAAGGGGATGTTTCAACCCCTGGCTGACGGAATCAAATTCTTAATGAAGGAGGACCTTGTGCCTGCCGGTGTGGACAAACCTATCTTCATTCTCGCCCCTGCCATGCTCCTGATTCCTGCTTTAATGACGTTTGCCGTCATCCCGTTTGGAGCTCCACTGCACCTTTTTGGTCGTGATATCGCCCTTCAGGTTGCTGATGTCAATATAGGAATCCTGTACATTCTGGCCCTCACCAGTGTTGGTGTGTACGGAATTGTCCTGGCAGGGTGGTCTTCTAACAGTAAATATCCTCTTCTGGGGGGATTGCGTTCCTCTGCCCAGCTCATCAGCTATGAACTTGCGATGGGACTGGCCATCGTGAGTATCGTTCTTCTATCCGGATCTCTCAGATTGGGAGACATCGTCGCCGATCAGCAGGGGCATCTGCTCTCCTGGAATATATTCAAGCAGCCTCTGGCATTCCTCATTTTCCTCATCGCGACCTATGCCGAAACAAACCGGCTTCCCTTCGATCTTGCCGAGGCGGAACAGGAACTCGTCGGGGGTTATCATACGGAATACAGCAGCATGAAGTTTGCCATGTTTTTTCTGGCAGAGTATGCCAATATGGTGACCGCCTCAGCCCTCACCGTGACCCTCTTCTTTGGCGGCTGGGACATACCGGGAATCGATGAAACTGTGTTGGGAAACTGGGGTTGGTTAGCATCCGCCCTGGTCTTCGCCGCAAAGACTGCCTTTTTCCTGTTTCTCTACATATGGGTTAGATGGACATTTCCCCGCTTTCGGTACGACCAACTAATGACACTGGGATGGAAAGTTATGCTTCCTCTGGCAATTCTGAACATATTCTTCACCGGTGGTTACCTGGTTCTCGTGACTTAG
- a CDS encoding molybdopterin-dependent oxidoreductase has protein sequence MAFIRIDDKELEVEQETSVLEAALAGGIEIPHYCYHPALDIVGSCRMCLVQVEGMDKLQISCNTFIEEVSKEKKVDGKYDAVIHTQNDLVKKEQENILEFLLINHPLDCPVCDQAGECLLQDYSFRYGRAHSRFEENKRVRPNEYLGSRIVINHNRCIMCTRCVRFTEQISGTKELFIKFRGNPSKIAVLEDHPLDNFLAGNAADICPVGALLSTDYIHKNRIWNLSNQSSVCTDCSVGCNIDVCYQDDRIYRITPRENHEVNGYFMCDIGRYGFHRYEDIERVTQPLIRKNGEFSEISWEGALKEVFDHFTRGTEKEKPFVAGIVSPFHTNESNFLLGRLMKKVFRGRSALGMLPPIEEEKDLVYSSGFRISGDRSPNRRGVVDLCPDLVDDILDTIREKKIKLMYVLDDGIDRGLGEGWGDVFRNLRFAVVQTYAMTPMARSAHLVLPGPAPLEREGTLTSDRGRVQWLRPSLPLSGSIRHDWAIVMEVMNTVGKRELKYGDVADILREIGDDFPAYSEISLFRLGDQGLPTDG, from the coding sequence GTGGCCTTCATCAGAATAGATGACAAGGAACTTGAGGTTGAGCAGGAAACGAGTGTCTTGGAAGCAGCCTTGGCCGGAGGAATTGAGATCCCCCATTACTGCTATCATCCGGCTCTTGATATCGTAGGAAGCTGCCGAATGTGCCTGGTTCAGGTTGAGGGGATGGACAAGCTCCAGATTTCATGCAACACATTCATCGAAGAGGTATCCAAGGAGAAAAAGGTTGACGGGAAGTATGATGCGGTCATTCATACTCAAAATGACCTCGTGAAAAAGGAGCAGGAGAATATCCTCGAATTTCTCCTCATCAATCATCCCCTTGACTGTCCCGTCTGCGACCAGGCGGGGGAATGTCTCCTGCAGGACTATTCTTTCAGATATGGCCGCGCTCACAGCCGGTTTGAGGAGAACAAAAGGGTTCGACCCAATGAGTACTTAGGCTCAAGAATTGTGATCAATCACAACCGGTGCATCATGTGTACCCGGTGTGTCCGATTCACCGAACAGATTTCTGGAACAAAGGAGTTGTTTATAAAGTTCCGGGGCAACCCTTCCAAGATAGCGGTGCTTGAGGATCATCCCCTGGACAATTTTCTCGCAGGGAATGCAGCGGACATCTGCCCGGTGGGAGCCCTCTTGAGTACTGACTACATCCACAAGAATCGAATCTGGAATCTATCTAACCAGTCGTCAGTCTGCACTGACTGCAGCGTGGGGTGCAATATCGACGTATGCTATCAGGATGACAGGATCTACCGGATAACTCCAAGGGAGAATCATGAAGTAAACGGCTATTTCATGTGCGACATAGGACGTTACGGATTTCATCGGTATGAGGATATTGAGCGTGTTACGCAACCACTCATCAGGAAAAATGGTGAATTCTCAGAGATTAGCTGGGAGGGGGCGCTGAAGGAAGTGTTCGATCACTTCACCAGAGGGACCGAAAAGGAAAAACCCTTTGTAGCTGGGATTGTCTCCCCATTCCATACTAACGAGTCCAATTTCCTTCTGGGGCGTCTCATGAAAAAGGTATTCAGAGGACGGAGTGCCCTGGGTATGTTACCTCCCATCGAAGAGGAGAAAGATCTGGTTTACTCCTCCGGATTTCGGATTAGCGGGGACCGATCTCCGAATCGTAGAGGAGTTGTCGATCTCTGTCCTGATCTCGTGGATGATATTCTGGACACCATAAGAGAGAAGAAAATCAAATTGATGTATGTGTTGGATGATGGTATTGACAGAGGACTCGGGGAAGGGTGGGGTGATGTTTTTCGAAACTTACGCTTCGCGGTGGTTCAAACCTATGCCATGACACCCATGGCTCGTTCTGCTCATCTTGTTCTTCCCGGGCCCGCCCCCCTGGAGCGAGAAGGGACCCTCACCAGTGATCGAGGGAGAGTTCAATGGCTCCGCCCTTCTCTTCCTTTGAGCGGGAGCATCAGACACGATTGGGCCATTGTCATGGAGGTGATGAATACAGTGGGCAAGCGGGAGCTCAAATATGGCGATGTGGCCGATATCTTGAGAGAAATAGGAGACGATTTTCCGGCCTACAGTGAGATCTCTCTTTTTCGTCTGGGAGATCAGGGACTCCCCACGGACGGATAG
- the nuoF gene encoding NADH-quinone oxidoreductase subunit NuoF, which translates to MTGHSDPARFEPVLTRDVHLQDSHTLRTYVKGGGYASLNKILKGGGPDDVTQEIKASNLRGRGGAGFPTGKKWEFVPKDSPKPKYLICNADESEPGTFKDRLIMNKAPHRMLEGMIIASYAIDCHKAFIYIRGEFYKEYKILEGAVGEAYEANLLGENISGSDYHLDVVIHRGAGAYICGEETGLLESLEGKRGWPRIRPPFPAVAGYLACPTVVQNVETLACLPDIIDRGSGWFKSIGPEQGPGPKLFCLSGSVNNPGVYEAPMGVPLSELIYDFGGGIDGGKALKAVLPGGVSSAVLTAEGIEGLNMDFESLAARHTILGSAGIIVMDESVNMVNACLNLARFFAQESCGQCTPCREGTVWLVQILTRLFRGNAQRKDIDLILDVTENIGGLSDLSQGSYGKTLCPFGEAVAWPVRSFVEKFQDEFAATF; encoded by the coding sequence GTGACAGGCCATTCAGATCCAGCCCGCTTCGAACCGGTTTTGACACGAGACGTGCATCTTCAGGATTCCCACACTCTGAGAACCTACGTAAAGGGCGGTGGTTACGCGTCTCTGAACAAGATTCTCAAAGGTGGGGGACCCGACGACGTTACCCAGGAAATCAAGGCTTCAAACCTGAGGGGGCGCGGGGGAGCTGGATTCCCCACAGGCAAGAAATGGGAATTTGTACCAAAGGATTCTCCGAAACCCAAGTATCTCATCTGCAATGCGGACGAGAGTGAGCCGGGAACTTTCAAGGATCGCCTGATCATGAACAAGGCTCCCCACAGGATGCTGGAAGGGATGATCATCGCGTCATATGCCATCGATTGCCATAAGGCCTTTATCTACATACGAGGGGAATTCTACAAGGAGTACAAGATTCTCGAAGGGGCCGTCGGAGAGGCCTACGAAGCCAATCTCCTGGGTGAGAATATCTCTGGCTCGGACTACCACCTGGATGTAGTCATACACCGGGGCGCAGGGGCGTACATTTGCGGTGAGGAGACAGGTCTTCTCGAATCGCTGGAAGGTAAGCGAGGGTGGCCAAGGATAAGACCGCCTTTTCCCGCTGTTGCGGGATATCTGGCATGCCCTACCGTCGTGCAAAATGTGGAGACCCTTGCATGTCTACCGGACATTATCGACCGGGGCTCGGGGTGGTTCAAGTCCATTGGACCGGAGCAGGGACCGGGTCCCAAGCTATTTTGTCTCTCCGGCAGCGTGAACAATCCGGGTGTCTACGAGGCTCCCATGGGAGTTCCTCTGTCTGAGTTGATTTATGATTTTGGGGGCGGAATTGACGGTGGAAAAGCTCTTAAGGCAGTGCTTCCCGGAGGAGTCTCATCAGCCGTTCTCACCGCGGAAGGGATCGAGGGGTTAAACATGGACTTCGAATCTCTCGCTGCCAGGCATACAATTCTCGGTTCAGCTGGAATCATTGTGATGGATGAATCGGTCAACATGGTGAACGCATGCCTTAATCTCGCCCGGTTTTTCGCCCAGGAATCATGTGGCCAGTGCACTCCTTGCAGGGAGGGGACGGTTTGGCTCGTACAAATCTTGACCCGCCTTTTCCGGGGCAATGCTCAACGCAAAGACATAGATTTGATTCTCGATGTTACCGAGAATATAGGAGGTCTGAGTGATTTGTCCCAGGGGAGCTACGGCAAGACTCTCTGCCCCTTCGGCGAAGCCGTCGCCTGGCCTGTGAGAAGTTTCGTTGAGAAATTCCAGGACGAATTCGCCGCGACGTTTTGA
- a CDS encoding NAD(P)H-dependent oxidoreductase subunit E: protein MNEKGANDQTFRFRNPSQVENILSQYPDRRSALLPLLHMATAEAGYITQPIINAVARIVEAHPSEIMETVSFYSMLHTAPKGEFILQICQTLPCSIRGADNLVDHLCERLSIQPGETTKDGKFTVMKVECLGACDIAPLVQVNNDHHEKMTVEKLDKLLKSLS from the coding sequence GTGAACGAGAAGGGTGCAAACGATCAGACATTCAGATTCAGAAATCCTTCTCAGGTAGAGAACATACTTTCCCAATACCCGGACAGGCGCTCGGCCTTGCTACCCCTTCTTCACATGGCCACGGCTGAGGCTGGATATATTACCCAACCGATCATAAATGCCGTGGCCAGAATTGTCGAAGCTCACCCCAGTGAAATCATGGAAACGGTATCGTTTTACTCCATGCTCCACACAGCACCGAAAGGGGAATTCATCCTTCAGATCTGTCAAACACTGCCCTGCAGCATAAGGGGGGCTGATAATCTGGTGGATCATCTGTGCGAGAGATTGAGCATTCAACCGGGGGAGACAACGAAAGACGGAAAGTTCACAGTCATGAAGGTGGAGTGCCTCGGTGCTTGTGACATCGCTCCTCTGGTTCAGGTGAACAATGACCATCACGAGAAAATGACCGTAGAAAAACTGGATAAGTTGCTGAAATCGCTCTCGTGA
- the nuoD gene encoding NADH dehydrogenase (quinone) subunit D: MRQENLMVTEEKSLETERMVLNFGPSHPATHGTLRIIMELDGETVVGVRPEIGFLHSGFEKLGEYLNYNQYITITDRMNYMSPLCNNVAYALSAEKLMGIEVPRRAQYIRLLMCELSRIADHLVCVGMQAVDLGAMTVFLYCFRLREAIYDLFESATGTRLTTSYTVVGGLTRDIPHGFNDAVIKVLGQVDEVTNDVQTLLNKNRIWQNRTKGVGVITKEDAISYGITGPMARAAGVDWDIRVKEPYSSYDDFEFDVAIGLNGDVFDRYLVRMEEIRQSALLCRQAIDKMPPGEVNVDSSSKVILPPKDEVYNSIEGLIYHFEITMPNRGMKPPVGEAYVPTESPNGELGFYIVSDGSSVPYKVRTRPPSFINYSVFSKIMKGHMLSDAVAILGGLNIIAGELDR; this comes from the coding sequence ATGCGTCAAGAGAATCTGATGGTTACGGAAGAAAAGTCCCTGGAAACGGAGCGGATGGTCCTCAACTTCGGGCCTTCTCACCCAGCCACTCACGGCACTCTCCGCATTATCATGGAATTAGACGGGGAGACGGTGGTAGGTGTTCGGCCGGAAATCGGTTTTCTCCATTCTGGTTTCGAAAAGCTGGGAGAATATCTCAATTATAATCAATACATCACCATCACGGACCGGATGAATTATATGTCCCCTCTCTGTAACAACGTTGCCTACGCCCTTTCGGCGGAGAAGCTGATGGGCATTGAGGTTCCCAGGCGCGCTCAGTATATCCGTCTACTCATGTGTGAACTGAGCCGAATTGCGGATCATCTCGTTTGTGTTGGCATGCAGGCGGTCGACTTGGGAGCAATGACGGTATTTCTCTACTGTTTTCGTCTCAGGGAAGCGATTTACGATCTTTTCGAATCCGCTACCGGAACCCGCCTCACGACCAGCTATACGGTGGTGGGTGGTTTGACGAGAGATATTCCCCACGGCTTCAACGACGCCGTGATCAAAGTTTTGGGCCAGGTGGATGAGGTTACGAATGACGTTCAAACACTCCTCAATAAGAACCGTATCTGGCAAAACCGGACCAAAGGTGTGGGTGTCATCACGAAGGAAGATGCTATCTCCTACGGAATTACCGGACCCATGGCACGGGCAGCCGGGGTCGACTGGGATATCCGGGTGAAAGAACCGTATTCAAGCTACGATGACTTTGAGTTCGACGTTGCGATCGGTTTGAATGGTGATGTCTTTGACCGTTATCTCGTTCGCATGGAGGAGATTCGGCAGAGTGCCCTGCTGTGCAGGCAGGCAATAGACAAAATGCCGCCGGGTGAGGTAAATGTCGACAGCAGTTCAAAAGTCATTCTTCCCCCCAAGGATGAGGTTTACAACTCCATTGAAGGATTGATATATCATTTCGAGATCACGATGCCAAACCGGGGAATGAAACCTCCGGTGGGTGAAGCGTATGTCCCTACGGAATCTCCGAATGGAGAGCTGGGGTTCTATATCGTGAGCGACGGCAGTAGCGTTCCCTATAAGGTAAGAACAAGGCCTCCATCATTCATCAATTATTCAGTGTTCTCCAAGATCATGAAAGGACATATGCTGTCAGACGCGGTGGCCATATTGGGTGGCCTCAACATTATTGCGGGAGAATTGGACCGGTGA
- a CDS encoding NADH-quinone oxidoreductase subunit C, protein MSVPRIISRIKEGHSDAILDVTQFAGDTTLHVKGDAILQVLKELKGEGFNFLADLTAVDNLTLGGFERFVVVYHLLSHEKVERLTVKAHVPEDDPSLASVESLWRTADWQEREVYDLYGIRFEGHPDLTRILNPHDYEGYPLRKDYPRVGRGERKDFPVVERKIGSKSPRK, encoded by the coding sequence ATGTCCGTCCCTCGTATTATCTCCCGCATCAAGGAAGGACATTCAGACGCAATTCTGGACGTCACACAATTTGCGGGAGATACCACTCTTCACGTCAAAGGGGACGCCATCCTTCAGGTCTTAAAAGAGCTAAAAGGAGAAGGTTTCAACTTTCTGGCTGACCTTACGGCCGTGGATAACTTGACTTTGGGGGGATTTGAACGGTTTGTTGTGGTCTATCATCTACTTTCACATGAGAAAGTGGAGCGTTTGACCGTGAAAGCGCATGTACCGGAGGATGACCCTTCGCTGGCATCGGTGGAATCGCTCTGGAGAACAGCTGACTGGCAGGAGAGGGAGGTCTATGATTTGTACGGTATCCGGTTCGAAGGTCATCCGGATCTCACACGGATTCTCAATCCTCATGACTATGAAGGTTATCCCTTGCGGAAGGATTATCCCAGGGTGGGCAGAGGGGAGAGGAAGGATTTCCCTGTGGTGGAACGAAAGATAGGATCCAAATCGCCTCGGAAATGA
- a CDS encoding NADH-quinone oxidoreductase subunit B family protein, whose protein sequence is MTSQEIKSNILTTTVESAINWSRKNSLWPMPFGTACCGIEMMAALAARTDIARFGAEAIRFSPRQSDLLLVAGRITIKMMPVLTRIYEQMPEPKWVISMGACASSGGVFDTYSVIQGVDQFIPVDVYVPGCPPRPEGVLDGLMKLQDLVERERLSDYSVSTPV, encoded by the coding sequence GTGACCAGCCAGGAAATCAAATCGAACATTCTGACCACGACCGTGGAAAGTGCCATCAACTGGAGCCGCAAGAACTCCCTGTGGCCCATGCCGTTCGGAACCGCCTGCTGTGGCATCGAAATGATGGCGGCCCTGGCTGCACGCACGGACATCGCCCGGTTCGGGGCGGAGGCGATACGATTCTCCCCCCGCCAATCTGATCTCCTGCTCGTTGCTGGGCGCATTACCATTAAGATGATGCCCGTTCTCACTCGCATTTACGAACAAATGCCAGAGCCTAAATGGGTGATATCCATGGGCGCCTGTGCTTCCAGCGGAGGGGTTTTCGATACCTACAGCGTAATTCAGGGCGTGGACCAGTTCATTCCCGTTGACGTCTACGTTCCGGGCTGTCCTCCACGTCCGGAGGGAGTTCTGGATGGACTCATGAAGCTGCAGGATCTTGTGGAGAGAGAAAGACTGTCGGACTACTCAGTCTCCACGCCCGTGTAG
- a CDS encoding NADH-quinone oxidoreductase subunit A yields the protein MIEDYVPIFFVFVLAVTFVLVVLGLTHFLGPRAKSPAKSMAYESGVDPIAASRIRFSVKYFLVGLLFIIFDIEIVYLFPWAVVFKEFLSAGSFIFLEMVIFLSILMFGYLFVWRKGALEWE from the coding sequence ATGATTGAAGACTACGTTCCCATATTCTTCGTTTTTGTGTTAGCAGTGACCTTTGTTCTCGTTGTGCTGGGATTAACCCATTTTCTTGGGCCCAGGGCGAAGAGTCCTGCGAAATCAATGGCCTACGAATCCGGAGTCGACCCCATTGCAGCGTCCCGCATCCGTTTTTCCGTGAAGTACTTTCTTGTTGGACTCCTTTTCATCATATTCGACATTGAGATTGTCTACCTCTTTCCCTGGGCGGTGGTGTTCAAGGAATTTCTTTCGGCGGGGTCCTTCATTTTCCTGGAAATGGTAATCTTCCTTTCCATACTCATGTTCGGCTACCTGTTTGTCTGGAGGAAGGGCGCTCTCGAGTGGGAATGA
- a CDS encoding NADH-quinone oxidoreductase subunit N produces the protein MDNFQSLRLFVPELAVLGTILVAIIADLIYPREKSSRVGYWVLGGLAFALVALWLSSSGEITSLFLGSLALDPFARIFKFVFLLATGIVILMSLRSDELAEVRMGEYYGLLATMVLGMFLMASSVDLIMVYLSIEVVSIVSFILAGYLKVQVRSNEASLKYVIYGAFSSGIMLYGLSLLFGLTGTTKLFEIREAVSLLGEEANLALMIATIFIMAGFGYKISAVPFHFWTPDVYEGAPTPITAYLSVAPKAAGFALLIRFFNSLFGTGEFLNAAAWQSLEGIPWQHIMAAVSAATMILGNLVAIQQSNIKRLLAYSSIAHAGYIMMGIPVMSQDGIYAMIFYIVIYLFMQLGAFLVAILISNQYKTELIDEYSGMGFKSPFLGVLMAVFMFSLTGIPPTAGFIGKFYLFAALINGGPQFYWLAVVGAINSVVSLYYYMRVVKVMFFEGESQQELYLPPRPSSSLLLVLGIPTILFGVYWSPIASWVHNSLMFFVARM, from the coding sequence GTGGATAATTTCCAGAGCCTGAGGCTGTTCGTTCCTGAATTGGCCGTCCTCGGCACAATTCTTGTTGCCATTATCGCCGATCTCATCTATCCCAGGGAAAAATCTTCGAGAGTCGGCTACTGGGTGCTGGGTGGACTCGCTTTTGCACTTGTCGCCCTGTGGCTCTCTTCATCCGGAGAGATAACCAGTCTTTTCCTCGGTTCCCTTGCCCTCGATCCCTTTGCAAGAATTTTCAAGTTTGTATTCCTGCTGGCTACCGGTATCGTGATTCTCATGTCCCTGAGGAGCGACGAATTGGCGGAAGTAAGAATGGGTGAATACTACGGTCTTCTGGCGACGATGGTACTCGGTATGTTTCTAATGGCGTCAAGCGTAGATCTGATTATGGTATACCTGTCCATAGAAGTTGTGAGCATTGTCTCTTTCATCCTCGCCGGGTATCTGAAGGTACAGGTCAGATCGAATGAGGCGTCTCTGAAATACGTCATCTACGGTGCCTTTTCTTCGGGAATCATGCTTTACGGTCTGAGCCTGCTGTTCGGTCTTACGGGCACCACAAAACTCTTTGAAATCAGAGAGGCCGTGTCCCTCCTGGGAGAGGAGGCAAACCTTGCACTGATGATCGCCACAATTTTCATAATGGCTGGATTTGGTTACAAGATTTCTGCTGTCCCGTTCCATTTCTGGACCCCTGACGTGTACGAAGGTGCTCCCACGCCCATCACAGCCTATCTGTCAGTGGCTCCGAAAGCTGCGGGCTTTGCGCTTCTCATCCGGTTTTTCAACTCCCTTTTTGGCACCGGGGAGTTCTTGAACGCGGCGGCATGGCAATCCCTGGAAGGGATTCCATGGCAGCATATTATGGCAGCCGTGTCGGCTGCTACAATGATTCTGGGCAATCTGGTGGCCATTCAACAATCGAATATCAAACGACTCCTGGCCTATTCCAGCATAGCTCACGCCGGCTACATTATGATGGGGATTCCGGTGATGTCCCAGGATGGGATCTATGCAATGATTTTCTACATAGTCATCTATCTGTTTATGCAGCTGGGCGCCTTTCTCGTGGCCATCCTCATTTCCAATCAATACAAGACCGAACTCATCGACGAATACAGCGGCATGGGATTCAAATCCCCCTTCCTGGGAGTTCTCATGGCGGTGTTCATGTTTTCCCTAACGGGAATTCCCCCTACGGCAGGCTTTATCGGGAAATTTTATCTGTTCGCAGCGCTCATTAACGGGGGTCCTCAATTCTATTGGCTCGCTGTCGTTGGGGCCATCAACAGTGTCGTGTCTCTCTACTACTATATGCGGGTCGTGAAAGTCATGTTCTTCGAAGGAGAATCTCAACAGGAACTCTATCTGCCTCCCAGACCGTCCAGCTCATTACTTCTTGTGCTCGGTATTCCGACAATTCTCTTCGGCGTTTACTGGTCCCCCATCGCCAGCTGGGTCCACAATTCCTTGATGTTCTTCGTAGCAAGGATGTAA